AGTAGAAAACTATGCTTGGGGTCAAAAGGCTCAGCTCACCACCAGCAGCGATAGACTAACGGCATGGTGTATATGACCTCCTTTCTCACGGGTGAAACAGAATTGAAAATACCTACCTTGCAGGACTGTGCTGAGGGCCCCCAAGGGGAAGGCCCCTGGAGGGTGTTTGGCCTTGTCAAGTGAGTCTGAAGGAGGCTGATTAGGTAACCGCTCACCTGCGGGTCTTTCCCACTCACCCTGCCCTCTCTGTGTGCCCTCAGGCTGGCCCAGGCCCCGCGCAGACACGCCAGGCCCTCAGCCCCAGCCCATGGACCTGCGGGTGGGCCAGCGGCCCCCGGTGGAGCCCCCTCCGGAGCCCACACTGCTGGCCCTGCAGCACCCCCAGCGCCTCCACCACCACCTCTTCTTGGCGGGCCTGCAGCCCCAGCGCTCGGCAGAGCCCATGCGGGTAAAGCTAGAGCCCCCACGAAGCCTCGAGCCCAGACCCGGCCCCGCCGTCCCTTCAGCCTCCACCTCTGCCCTCAACTCCTCGGCCCCCTCCCCACAGCTCTCAATGGACACACCGATGCCCGAGTTGCAGATGGGGCAGCAGGAACAAGAGCTGCGGCAGCTTCTCAATAAGGACAAGAGCAAACGAAGTAAGGATGgaagcctcccccacccccccggcGTGTCCACGGCCCCCTGTGTGGGCGGAGAAGGACGATGCCAGCCCCGGTCGGGGTCGCTCTCTGCCTGCCCGGCACTGCGGGTGAATGCGGGAGGAGGTGAAGGGAGGCCCGTGGGCTTCACAGAAGGGGTGTAGCCCCAGGCTTGGCTGTTGCATGAAGGGCTCCTGGGAAGCCTCTTCCAGGGGGTGGCGTGATCAGGGCAATGGGCAGAAAATGTTCCAGGGAGCCCATCCCGTTCATCCCACCCCCCGAACCACTCATGGTTTCCGCCCCTGCAGGTGCCGTAGCCAGCAGTGTGGTCAAGCAGAAGCTGGCAGAGGTTATTCTGAAGAAACAACAGGCGGCCCTAGAGAGAACGGTCCATCCTAACAGCCCCAGCGTTCCCTACAGGTAACTCCCTCTCCGCCCCGCCCCCTTGTGTCCTTGCCACGCCCCCCTCCGGGTGTCCGCCAATGAGCGCACAGCATACGCAGACCGCTGCTTTCAGCTGTCCTTCACCTTATCCTCACCCCTCACCTCTAATCCTAGTGCCTCTCCTCCGACCCTCTCTCCCAGCTCATACCTGCCCTCCTCTGGCCTTTAATTATCTCTCTTCACCCCGCCTGAGGCCTTTCTTCCCTACAAGCCCTCCTTCCCCCACatacactctctcacacacaccacgCTAACTTTCTCCTCTGTATCTTCCCCTAAGCACAGAAATATCCAGATTCCTAGAACAGCTTCCTCCCTTTGTGTCTGGGACCCTGGCTCCTAAGCACAGATCAGGATGGGTGGCCCAGTACTGCCCCCTGGAGATGGCCCCTGTTCCTGCTGGCCATGCTGGCTGCTCCACTCCAGCATGCCTGcatcctaagtcgcttcagtcgtgtccgactctttgtgaccccatggattatagcccgccaggctcctctccatgggattctccaggcaagaatactagagtaggtttccatgcccaccgccagggtatcttcccaacccagggatcgaacccacatctcttatgtctcctgcattggcaggggggctctttaccactagcgccacctgggaagccccgccgCCTCCCCGGCAGGTCTCAAAGGGTGGAAGGAGGTGGCTGCCACGCCACTGGGCATCTCTGATCCTCTGAAGCAGCCTTGGTGCTCCCTCCGCAGAACTCTGGAGCCCTTGGAGACGGAGGGAGGGGCCCGTTCCATGCTCAGCAGCTTCCTGCCTCCTGTTCCCAGCCTGCCTTGCGACCCCCCAGAACACTTCCCTCTGCGCAAGACAGGTGCGTGGAAGGCCAGCAGGGACCGCCAGAGGGCTAAGGGGAAGAGCCTTGGGGGAGAGTCAGGGAGGGGGCACTGCCTCCTCCTGCCTGTCTCAGAGAGGGCTGGAAGGGAGGGCGTAGGGCAGGGACGGGGTGGGCGTGCGCCGAGTCACCCCGGCACTCCTGCAGTCTCCGAGCCCAACCTGAAGCTGCGCTACAAGCCCAAGAAGTCCCTGGAGCGGAGGAAGAACCCGCTACTCCGGAAGGAGAGTGCCCCTCCCAGCCTTCGGCGGCGGCCAGCAGAAACCCTCGGCGGTGAGGCCCggcagggtgggtgggtggggggcaggcccggtgccctcccccagggctgCCGTGGGTGGTTGTCACAGGGTGCCCTACACACTTGCCGGGGGTTGAGTTGGGGCTGAACCCAGCTCTTGTTCTATTGGCTAATCTGACGTCTGCCCAGAAGAAGGGGCACCTTAAAAAAACCAAGTGTTCAGAGGTGCTGGAGGCTGATGGTGGCCTTCCTGTCCTGCTGGGAAGAAAGCAGGAAGCAGAGCCCACCCACCGCGGAAGGGGCTTGTTCCTGGTCCCCTCCTGGCCACCCCTGGCTCCTAACTGTGCACCCCCCTCTCCCCAACCCTCAGACTCCTCCCCTAGTAGTAGCAGCACACCGGCATCAGGGTGCAGCTCCCCCAACGACAGCGAGCATGGCCCCAACCCCGTCCTGGGCTCTGAGGTAAGGCCTTGGCAGGCTGGGCACCCCGGGGCATCTCTGGGGCTCAGTGGTCCTCAGCCGGTGGCCCGGCCAGGCTGGGGCTTCAGCATCTGGGCAGCCCCCATCCGAGCCTCTGGGGGGTTCTGGGGAAAGTGTGCCAGGGGGTGGAGGTCTGGAACCGGTGACCCCTGCCCTGCTCCCATGGCAGGCGCTCTTGGGCCAGCGGCTGCGGCTGCAGGAGACCTCTCTGGCCCCGTTCGCCTTGCTGCCCACAATCACACTGGGGCTGCCCGCCCCTGCCAGGGTGAGTGGCTGAGgcgccctcccccgccccaagCACCTGAGATCTCTCCATCCCTTCTCCTACACCCCGCCCCATGGCCTTCACTGTCCTCCCCACCGGGGTCTTCTCGCCAGTGATGTTCCCCCCACTCTCCCGCAGGCTGATGGTGACCGCAGGACCCATGCGACTCTGGGCCCTCGGGGCCCAGTCCTGGGGAGCCCCCATGCTCACCTCTTTCTGCCCCATGGCCTGGAGCCCGAGGCTGGGGGCCCCCTGCCCTCTCGCCTGCAGCCCATTCTCCTCCTGGATCCCTCAGTGTCTCACACCCCTCTGCTGACTGGTGAGTCCCAGCTTCTCCAGAAGGGCTGGATCCCAGCACCCTGCCGAGGGCCAAGTATGACCTGGGTCCCGTCCTCCTGTGCGTCTTGCTGCTGAGTCCCTGGCTCGCCTCACCCCCCACCCTGGCTTCCCTCCACTCTTCCTTGTGGTCCCCTCCTTatgccccccaccccattctTTCCAGTGCCCGGGCTTGGGCCACTGCCCTTCCACTTTGCCCAGTCCTTACTGACCACCGAGCGGCCCTCTGGATCAGGCCTCCACCGGCCACTGAGCCGGACCCgctcagagcccctgcccccaaGCGCCACTGCCCCCTCACTGCTGGGCCCCCTGCAGCCCCGCCTGGAGCGGCTCAAACCTCACGTCCAGCTGATCAAGGTGAGGGGAACGGGGTAGGGGAGGCAGTGAGGGGTGGCTGAACTGGGCCCCTGAACTGGGGCTGAAAGAAGGGAGACTCAGGAGGGACAGGGCGAGAGGGGGGATGTGTGGGGCCCAGGGCTGTGTGATCACTAGAGTCCCAACGGGATGCAGGATGATCTGGCCCCAATCACCACTCCCCACCACATGCCACAGCATGTCTCCTCAGTAgacatctccccccacccccagaggtcAGCCAAGCCGAGTGAGAAGCCCCGACTGCGGCAGATACCCTCGGCTGAGGACCTCGAGACAGACGGCGGGAGCGTGGGGCCGCTGCGGGATGACAGCCTGGAACACAGGGAGTCCAGCCATGGGCAGCAGGAGGCCAGAGGCCCTGTTCCTCTCCAGCAGCACCAGCAGGTATGGTTGGGCCCAGGGCCCTCTAGGAAGGTAGAGTCAGGAGACTCTGGGGCCTCGTAATGGTGGAAGGGAGGGAGATAGgatgtcagtgcaggggacagctCTGGGACCATGGGTCCTCTGCCAAACCCACACTGAggtacagacagacacacacgcagGCATACATGCATTCACACATAGGCATACGTGCATTCCTCCACACATACATGTACGTGCACCTCCAGCAGCCTTCCAGCCTCGGGGTGAAGCCATGTCCCTTTCCGGTGGTGAGACTGGCCTTTCACGGAGCCCCACGCATTCCCGCTCTGGGACTTCTCCCCTGTGACTGTTGGTACTGTTTCCAGGAAGGTGCTAGGGCAGGAGGTGGGGCAGAGCTGGGCTTGGCCCTTCAAATGCACGAGTCAAGCCATGGCGTCTTCGTTTGCTGGGGCTCATGTAACAAGTACTACAGAGTGTGTGCCTTAAACAGCAGGTGTTCCTTTccccacagttctggaagctggaggtCTGACATCGGGGTGTTGGTGGGTGGGTTCCCTCTGAGCCCGGTGAAGGAAGGTCTCTTCCCTCGGCCTGTAGACGGCCGCCTTCTCCCTGGGTCTGCACATGGTCTTCTGTCCACGTCTGTATCCCAACTTCCCCTGTTTATAAGGACAAGAATCATATTGGAGATTACCCTGATGACCTCATTTTTAACTTGAGTACCTCTGTGAAAACCCTATCTCCGTCAGGTCACGTTCTGAGGGGACTGGGTGTCTCATCCTAAATATGAGGTGGGAAGGGACACAACTCAGCCCATAAGATGTGGCGACAGTCCACAGGGTGTAGCGGCTCACGCAGGTCCCTGTGTCCTTGGGCGGTGGGTAGTCCTCGGAGACCAGGAGGAGATCCTGGTCAGAGCTGACCTGAGGCCCCTCACCCCAGTTCTGGTGTTGGAGTCTCGAGGGCCCAGGGAGCTCTGGTGGAATGGGGTGGTCAGTCTGGGCTGCAGATCTTTGGGGGAGTATATGGGCAGGGAGCTCAGAGACTCAAAGTCCAGCTGGGCGGCAGGGCCAGAGGCTTTTGCAGAAAACGGGCCCGACGGGAGGTTTCTTGGCTGTGGGCAGAGGCGGATGGAGCAGGGTCTGAGAACCTGGAGCCTGAGGCCCTCTGTGTCCCTCAGGTGTTCCTCTGGGAGCAGCAGCGACTGGCCGGGCGGCTCCCCCGAGGAGCCACTGGAGACTCCATGCTGCTTCCCCTGGCCCCGGGCAGTCACCGGCCCCTGTCCAGGGCTCAGTCATCCCCGGCCGCACCTGCCTCGCTGCCGACTCCAGAGCCCGCCAGCCAGGCCCGCATCCTGCCCAGCTCAGAGACCCCTGCCCGGACCCTGCCCTTCACCACGGGTAAGGCTTGGattggagggcaggaggaagaggccGGGGCACACAGGGGCTCGGAGAGGAGTCCTTAATTCCCGTGTCATAATTCACTGTGGATGTGTTTCgagaccacagagccctttcttggtcTGAGGAGATCTACTCAGTGTCCCATGGAGCAGGTGGTTTCCATGTTACAGTTAAGGAGACCCAGGCTCGGGAAATCTAGGGGACAGCTGGCTGGCAGTCAGGCCAGGCTaagaattcaggtctcctgacaATTAGTTCAGGCCTTTCAAAAATTACATCATTGCTCTGCTTGTGAGAAGAACTCAAGagcattttagaaattttgaaaaatacagaaaagcataAGAATGGAAGAAAAACCTTCAgccaggggacttccttggtgatccagtgggtaggactctgtgctctcaatgcaggggccccaggttcgatcctgagtcagggaactagaccccacacactgcaactaagaattcacatgctgcatgccacaacgaagacctggtgcacccaaataaataaatattaaacaaggaaagaaaaaacatatagGTGTgacctttaaatttatttaaaaaataaaaaaaatcacgaGCCAGTATCCCATCACCCAGAGGCAACCCCTCATACATGCTGCCATATTTCAGGCCAGGCTTTGTTCTAGCCACACGTATAAATCCCATATACACTACGTTTCGTGGCTACATTTTATaccctactttatttattttactcattATGAGTCTTTTGTGATATAATTAATCTTTAAAAGTGGGATTTTTttataaagtaattttatttatttattgtcggctgtgctgggtcttcgttgctgtgcaggctcttccctagttgcggtgagtggagGTTGCCCtccagctgtggtgtgtgggtttcCCATGGCAGTGGCTTCTgtcgttgcggagcacaggctcagtagttctggtgcATGGACTCCATTGCtccttggcctgtgggatcttcctggaccagggaccaaacccatgtctcctgcattggcaggcagattctttaccactgagccaccagggaagccctgaaaatgaGATTTTATAGTGTGTCATCATAGTATTTTAGCTTAAACATTTCTTATTGGTCAAGCAGTCAGGTGGTTATTCATTTTCCCCCATTTGAATTTCCC
The sequence above is drawn from the Dama dama isolate Ldn47 chromosome 3, ASM3311817v1, whole genome shotgun sequence genome and encodes:
- the HDAC7 gene encoding histone deacetylase 7 isoform X4: MCARGPGRPRGCVRSDGTQVSPAAPCSSPPVIGWPRPRADTPGPQPQPMDLRVGQRPPVEPPPEPTLLALQHPQRLHHHLFLAGLQPQRSAEPMRLSMDTPMPELQMGQQEQELRQLLNKDKSKRSAVASSVVKQKLAEVILKKQQAALERTVHPNSPSVPYRTLEPLETEGGARSMLSSFLPPVPSLPCDPPEHFPLRKTVSEPNLKLRYKPKKSLERRKNPLLRKESAPPSLRRRPAETLGDSSPSSSSTPASGCSSPNDSEHGPNPVLGSEADGDRRTHATLGPRGPVLGSPHAHLFLPHGLEPEAGGPLPSRLQPILLLDPSVSHTPLLTVPGLGPLPFHFAQSLLTTERPSGSGLHRPLSRTRSEPLPPSATAPSLLGPLQPRLERLKPHVQLIKRSAKPSEKPRLRQIPSAEDLETDGGSVGPLRDDSLEHRESSHGQQEARGPVPLQQHQQVFLWEQQRLAGRLPRGATGDSMLLPLAPGSHRPLSRAQSSPAAPASLPTPEPASQARILPSSETPARTLPFTTGLVYDSVMLKHQCSCGDNSRHPEHAGRIQSIWSRLLERGLRSQCESLRGRKASLEELQSVHSERHVLLYGTNPLSRLKLDNGKLAGLLAQRMFVMLPCGGVGVDTDTIWNELHSSNAARWAAGSVTDLAFKVASRELKNGFAVVRPPGHHADHSTAMGFCFFNSVAIACRQLQQQGKASKILIVDWDVHHGNGTQQTFYQDPNVLYISLHRHDDGNFFPGSGAVDEVGAGSGEGFNVNVAWAGGLDPPMGDPEYLAAFRIVVMPIAREFSPDLVLVSAGFDAAEGHPPPLGGYHVSAKCFGYMTQQLMSLAGGAVVLALEGGHDLTAICDASEACVSALLGNKVDPLSEEGWKQKPNLNAIRSLEAVIRVHSEYWGCMQRLASRPDSWVHRVPGADAEEVEAVTALASLSVGILAEERTSGQLVEEEEPMNL
- the HDAC7 gene encoding histone deacetylase 7 isoform X1, with the translated sequence MCARGPGRPRGCVRSDGTQVSPAAPCSSPPVIGWPRPRADTPGPQPQPMDLRVGQRPPVEPPPEPTLLALQHPQRLHHHLFLAGLQPQRSAEPMRLSMDTPMPELQMGQQEQELRQLLNKDKSKRSAVASSVVKQKLAEVILKKQQAALERTVHPNSPSVPYRTLEPLETEGGARSMLSSFLPPVPSLPCDPPEHFPLRKTVSEPNLKLRYKPKKSLERRKNPLLRKESAPPSLRRRPAETLGDSSPSSSSTPASGCSSPNDSEHGPNPVLGSEALLGQRLRLQETSLAPFALLPTITLGLPAPARADGDRRTHATLGPRGPVLGSPHAHLFLPHGLEPEAGGPLPSRLQPILLLDPSVSHTPLLTVPGLGPLPFHFAQSLLTTERPSGSGLHRPLSRTRSEPLPPSATAPSLLGPLQPRLERLKPHVQLIKRSAKPSEKPRLRQIPSAEDLETDGGSVGPLRDDSLEHRESSHGQQEARGPVPLQQHQQVFLWEQQRLAGRLPRGATGDSMLLPLAPGSHRPLSRAQSSPAAPASLPTPEPASQARILPSSETPARTLPFTTGLVYDSVMLKHQCSCGDNSRHPEHAGRIQSIWSRLLERGLRSQCESLRGRKASLEELQSVHSERHVLLYGTNPLSRLKLDNGKLAGLLAQRMFVMLPCGGVGVDTDTIWNELHSSNAARWAAGSVTDLAFKVASRELKNGFAVVRPPGHHADHSTAMGFCFFNSVAIACRQLQQQGKASKILIVDWDVHHGNGTQQTFYQDPNVLYISLHRHDDGNFFPGSGAVDEVGAGSGEGFNVNVAWAGGLDPPMGDPEYLAAFRIVVMPIAREFSPDLVLVSAGFDAAEGHPPPLGGYHVSAKCFGYMTQQLMSLAGGAVVLALEGGHDLTAICDASEACVSALLGNKVDPLSEEGWKQKPNLNAIRSLEAVIRVHSEYWGCMQRLASRPDSWVHRVPGADAEEVEAVTALASLSVGILAEERTSGQLVEEEEPMNL
- the HDAC7 gene encoding histone deacetylase 7 isoform X3; its protein translation is MHSPGADGTQVSPAAPCSSPPVIGWPRPRADTPGPQPQPMDLRVGQRPPVEPPPEPTLLALQHPQRLHHHLFLAGLQPQRSAEPMRLSMDTPMPELQMGQQEQELRQLLNKDKSKRSAVASSVVKQKLAEVILKKQQAALERTVHPNSPSVPYRTLEPLETEGGARSMLSSFLPPVPSLPCDPPEHFPLRKTVSEPNLKLRYKPKKSLERRKNPLLRKESAPPSLRRRPAETLGDSSPSSSSTPASGCSSPNDSEHGPNPVLGSEALLGQRLRLQETSLAPFALLPTITLGLPAPARADGDRRTHATLGPRGPVLGSPHAHLFLPHGLEPEAGGPLPSRLQPILLLDPSVSHTPLLTVPGLGPLPFHFAQSLLTTERPSGSGLHRPLSRTRSEPLPPSATAPSLLGPLQPRLERLKPHVQLIKRSAKPSEKPRLRQIPSAEDLETDGGSVGPLRDDSLEHRESSHGQQEARGPVPLQQHQQVFLWEQQRLAGRLPRGATGDSMLLPLAPGSHRPLSRAQSSPAAPASLPTPEPASQARILPSSETPARTLPFTTGLVYDSVMLKHQCSCGDNSRHPEHAGRIQSIWSRLLERGLRSQCESLRGRKASLEELQSVHSERHVLLYGTNPLSRLKLDNGKLAGLLAQRMFVMLPCGGVGVDTDTIWNELHSSNAARWAAGSVTDLAFKVASRELKNGFAVVRPPGHHADHSTAMGFCFFNSVAIACRQLQQQGKASKILIVDWDVHHGNGTQQTFYQDPNVLYISLHRHDDGNFFPGSGAVDEVGAGSGEGFNVNVAWAGGLDPPMGDPEYLAAFRIVVMPIAREFSPDLVLVSAGFDAAEGHPPPLGGYHVSAKCFGYMTQQLMSLAGGAVVLALEGGHDLTAICDASEACVSALLGNKVDPLSEEGWKQKPNLNAIRSLEAVIRVHSEYWGCMQRLASRPDSWVHRVPGADAEEVEAVTALASLSVGILAEERTSGQLVEEEEPMNL
- the HDAC7 gene encoding histone deacetylase 7 isoform X2 — encoded protein: MLGNHLDPDGTQVSPAAPCSSPPVIGWPRPRADTPGPQPQPMDLRVGQRPPVEPPPEPTLLALQHPQRLHHHLFLAGLQPQRSAEPMRLSMDTPMPELQMGQQEQELRQLLNKDKSKRSAVASSVVKQKLAEVILKKQQAALERTVHPNSPSVPYRTLEPLETEGGARSMLSSFLPPVPSLPCDPPEHFPLRKTVSEPNLKLRYKPKKSLERRKNPLLRKESAPPSLRRRPAETLGDSSPSSSSTPASGCSSPNDSEHGPNPVLGSEALLGQRLRLQETSLAPFALLPTITLGLPAPARADGDRRTHATLGPRGPVLGSPHAHLFLPHGLEPEAGGPLPSRLQPILLLDPSVSHTPLLTVPGLGPLPFHFAQSLLTTERPSGSGLHRPLSRTRSEPLPPSATAPSLLGPLQPRLERLKPHVQLIKRSAKPSEKPRLRQIPSAEDLETDGGSVGPLRDDSLEHRESSHGQQEARGPVPLQQHQQVFLWEQQRLAGRLPRGATGDSMLLPLAPGSHRPLSRAQSSPAAPASLPTPEPASQARILPSSETPARTLPFTTGLVYDSVMLKHQCSCGDNSRHPEHAGRIQSIWSRLLERGLRSQCESLRGRKASLEELQSVHSERHVLLYGTNPLSRLKLDNGKLAGLLAQRMFVMLPCGGVGVDTDTIWNELHSSNAARWAAGSVTDLAFKVASRELKNGFAVVRPPGHHADHSTAMGFCFFNSVAIACRQLQQQGKASKILIVDWDVHHGNGTQQTFYQDPNVLYISLHRHDDGNFFPGSGAVDEVGAGSGEGFNVNVAWAGGLDPPMGDPEYLAAFRIVVMPIAREFSPDLVLVSAGFDAAEGHPPPLGGYHVSAKCFGYMTQQLMSLAGGAVVLALEGGHDLTAICDASEACVSALLGNKVDPLSEEGWKQKPNLNAIRSLEAVIRVHSEYWGCMQRLASRPDSWVHRVPGADAEEVEAVTALASLSVGILAEERTSGQLVEEEEPMNL
- the HDAC7 gene encoding histone deacetylase 7 isoform X5, coding for MDLRVGQRPPVEPPPEPTLLALQHPQRLHHHLFLAGLQPQRSAEPMRLSMDTPMPELQMGQQEQELRQLLNKDKSKRSAVASSVVKQKLAEVILKKQQAALERTVHPNSPSVPYRTLEPLETEGGARSMLSSFLPPVPSLPCDPPEHFPLRKTVSEPNLKLRYKPKKSLERRKNPLLRKESAPPSLRRRPAETLGDSSPSSSSTPASGCSSPNDSEHGPNPVLGSEALLGQRLRLQETSLAPFALLPTITLGLPAPARADGDRRTHATLGPRGPVLGSPHAHLFLPHGLEPEAGGPLPSRLQPILLLDPSVSHTPLLTVPGLGPLPFHFAQSLLTTERPSGSGLHRPLSRTRSEPLPPSATAPSLLGPLQPRLERLKPHVQLIKRSAKPSEKPRLRQIPSAEDLETDGGSVGPLRDDSLEHRESSHGQQEARGPVPLQQHQQVFLWEQQRLAGRLPRGATGDSMLLPLAPGSHRPLSRAQSSPAAPASLPTPEPASQARILPSSETPARTLPFTTGLVYDSVMLKHQCSCGDNSRHPEHAGRIQSIWSRLLERGLRSQCESLRGRKASLEELQSVHSERHVLLYGTNPLSRLKLDNGKLAGLLAQRMFVMLPCGGVGVDTDTIWNELHSSNAARWAAGSVTDLAFKVASRELKNGFAVVRPPGHHADHSTAMGFCFFNSVAIACRQLQQQGKASKILIVDWDVHHGNGTQQTFYQDPNVLYISLHRHDDGNFFPGSGAVDEVGAGSGEGFNVNVAWAGGLDPPMGDPEYLAAFRIVVMPIAREFSPDLVLVSAGFDAAEGHPPPLGGYHVSAKCFGYMTQQLMSLAGGAVVLALEGGHDLTAICDASEACVSALLGNKVDPLSEEGWKQKPNLNAIRSLEAVIRVHSEYWGCMQRLASRPDSWVHRVPGADAEEVEAVTALASLSVGILAEERTSGQLVEEEEPMNL